A single Inediibacterium massiliense DNA region contains:
- a CDS encoding 2-oxoacid:acceptor oxidoreductase family protein: MIEIKWLGRGGQGAFTAARLLGLSAALFENKYALAFPSFGPERRGAPVEAFTKIDDQKITDRSQSNTCDYLIVLDESLIHKDIFKDVKKDGKILINTAHVEKYQLYKDYKIKGIDATGIALKVLKRPITNTAMLGALIGISEIISLKAGIEGFKKGLSPSILDKNIEVLQRAFDCIKGGKRIE, encoded by the coding sequence ATGATAGAAATCAAGTGGCTAGGTAGAGGAGGACAAGGAGCATTTACAGCTGCGAGACTTTTAGGTCTTTCAGCGGCTCTCTTTGAAAATAAATATGCTTTAGCATTTCCTTCCTTTGGACCAGAAAGAAGAGGAGCTCCTGTAGAGGCTTTTACAAAGATAGATGATCAAAAAATTACAGATAGAAGTCAAAGCAATACATGTGACTATTTAATTGTTTTAGATGAAAGTCTTATTCATAAAGATATTTTTAAAGATGTAAAAAAAGATGGCAAGATTTTAATTAATACAGCTCATGTTGAAAAATATCAATTATACAAGGATTATAAAATAAAAGGCATAGATGCAACGGGTATAGCATTAAAAGTTTTAAAAAGACCTATTACCAATACAGCCATGTTAGGTGCGTTGATAGGGATAAGTGAAATCATATCTTTAAAAGCTGGCATAGAAGGATTTAAAAAAGGTCTTTCACCTTCAATATTAGATAAAAATATTGAGGTTTTACAAAGAGCTTTTGATTGTATAAAGGGAGGGAAAAGAATTGAATAG
- a CDS encoding response regulator transcription factor: protein MNILVCDDDKEILDAIKIYLSNEGYKIFKASNGIEALEIIEENEIHLIIMDIMMPKMNGLRATMKIREDKNIPVIMLSAKSEDTDKIMGLNMGADDYITKPFNPLELIARVKSQLRRYTSLGSFEMRSNVFQTGGLEIDDESKIVTVDGEEVKLTPVQYKILKLLTQNAGRVYSIDEIYEKVWKETAFNPENTVAVHIRKIREKIEINPKDPKYLKVVWGIGYKVEKL, encoded by the coding sequence TTGAACATATTAGTGTGTGACGATGATAAAGAAATACTAGATGCTATAAAAATTTATTTAAGCAATGAAGGCTATAAAATTTTTAAAGCGTCTAATGGAATAGAAGCTTTAGAGATCATAGAAGAAAATGAAATTCATCTGATTATTATGGATATTATGATGCCTAAAATGAATGGATTAAGAGCTACCATGAAAATCAGAGAAGATAAGAATATACCTGTTATTATGCTTTCTGCAAAATCTGAAGATACGGATAAAATAATGGGATTGAATATGGGAGCAGATGATTATATAACCAAACCATTTAATCCATTAGAACTTATTGCAAGGGTAAAATCTCAGCTTAGAAGATATACCTCTTTAGGAAGTTTTGAAATGAGAAGTAATGTATTTCAAACAGGAGGCCTTGAGATTGATGATGAAAGTAAGATTGTAACAGTAGATGGGGAAGAAGTAAAATTGACTCCTGTACAATACAAAATTTTAAAGCTTTTAACTCAAAATGCAGGAAGAGTATATTCTATAGATGAAATATATGAAAAGGTGTGGAAAGAAACTGCCTTCAATCCAGAAAATACAGTAGCTGTACACATAAGAAAAATAAGAGAAAAGATTGAGATCAATCCAAAAGATCCAAAATATTTAAAGGTGGTGTGGGGGATTGGATATAAAGTGGAAAAATTATAG
- a CDS encoding HAMP domain-containing sensor histidine kinase, with protein sequence MDIKWKNYSHSWITKIIVFMIVILCFSSAVTLILNLIGVKEIDIELAFENNYYSGKEYRRQLESITEDAIELMNEYKSEEYILSGRTVTEEDIKTEEENLYSDFKYDEKLYNYELSDVENYKRFQEIYVDKISKIKDELIQKDLEEYKSCLNRMEQNKDFIYYLSTYVDDIKKVYSNSENISKEYFKSHPSYIIIDSSEEEIYPQNIEKTMYRYGYLSMDEVNPQNQVMYIALKEDSAHDKIEKWKKDKAIVMDYLYKIIVFVIATLASLIYLIWIIGKDYFKEKEVHLNFVDKIYNDINIAMCLSLIILWFAFMQGVFHNNLYKIIFPITFLIGTFGLILILSLAKHIKNKTLIKHTLTFKVLYKFYAFIKDIFDSGSTAVKIVVIVIGYPILVGLTFFMAPITIGIGAWVALKKVKEFNAIKEGVEKIKNGDIHHTIDISKGGEFKTLASNINSITEGLNKAVDNELKSQRLKTELITNVSHDIRTPLTSIITYVDLLKKEKDQSKREEYIEIIDQKSQRLKILTDDLFEASKASSGDMPVNYEKIDMTSLITQGLGELNDKIEASNLEFKINHPKDKVYVKADGKLLWRAIENLLSNIFKYALKGSRVYIDMEELKNEVVLTVKNISAYELNISSDELMERFKRGDESRTSQGSGLGLSIAKSLVDLQRGSFRIEVDGDLFKAIIKMPKY encoded by the coding sequence TTGGATATAAAGTGGAAAAATTATAGTCATTCATGGATTACAAAAATTATTGTTTTTATGATAGTAATACTTTGTTTTAGTAGTGCAGTAACACTGATTTTAAATTTAATAGGTGTTAAAGAAATAGATATAGAGCTTGCTTTTGAAAACAATTACTATAGTGGAAAAGAATATAGGCGTCAATTAGAGTCTATAACTGAGGATGCTATTGAATTGATGAATGAATATAAAAGTGAAGAGTATATTTTAAGTGGTAGGACTGTTACGGAAGAAGATATAAAGACAGAAGAAGAAAATTTATATTCAGATTTTAAATATGATGAAAAACTTTATAATTATGAGTTATCTGATGTGGAAAATTATAAAAGATTTCAGGAGATATATGTAGATAAAATTTCAAAAATAAAAGATGAATTGATTCAAAAAGATTTAGAAGAATATAAATCATGTTTAAATAGAATGGAACAAAATAAAGACTTTATATATTATTTAAGTACTTATGTAGATGATATAAAAAAAGTGTATTCCAATAGTGAAAATATAAGTAAAGAGTATTTTAAATCTCATCCTTCTTATATTATAATTGACTCATCAGAAGAAGAAATTTATCCACAAAATATTGAAAAAACAATGTATCGTTATGGATATTTATCAATGGATGAAGTAAACCCACAAAATCAAGTCATGTATATTGCACTTAAAGAGGATTCTGCTCATGACAAAATAGAAAAGTGGAAAAAAGATAAAGCAATTGTAATGGACTATTTATATAAGATTATAGTATTTGTAATTGCTACTTTAGCTAGTTTAATTTATTTAATATGGATTATAGGGAAAGATTATTTTAAAGAAAAGGAAGTTCATTTAAACTTTGTAGACAAAATATATAATGATATCAATATAGCTATGTGTTTGTCTCTTATTATATTATGGTTTGCATTTATGCAGGGTGTATTTCATAACAACTTATACAAAATTATATTTCCAATTACTTTTTTGATAGGTACATTTGGACTTATATTGATTTTATCGTTAGCAAAACATATTAAAAATAAAACTCTTATAAAGCATACACTTACTTTTAAGGTATTATATAAGTTTTATGCATTTATAAAAGATATTTTTGATAGTGGAAGCACAGCTGTAAAGATTGTAGTGATTGTCATAGGATATCCAATTTTAGTTGGTTTAACATTTTTTATGGCTCCTATTACCATAGGAATAGGAGCTTGGGTAGCATTAAAGAAAGTAAAAGAATTTAATGCAATCAAAGAAGGTGTAGAAAAAATAAAAAATGGAGATATCCATCACACTATAGATATATCTAAAGGTGGAGAGTTTAAAACACTTGCTTCTAATATTAATAGTATTACGGAGGGATTAAATAAAGCAGTAGATAATGAATTAAAAAGTCAAAGATTAAAAACAGAATTGATTACAAATGTATCTCATGATATTAGAACACCTCTTACTTCTATTATTACCTATGTGGATTTATTAAAAAAAGAAAAGGATCAATCTAAGAGAGAGGAATATATAGAAATCATAGATCAAAAATCTCAAAGATTAAAGATATTGACAGATGATTTGTTTGAAGCCTCCAAAGCTTCTAGTGGGGATATGCCAGTAAATTACGAAAAAATAGATATGACATCTTTGATTACTCAGGGGTTAGGGGAATTAAATGATAAGATAGAAGCATCTAATCTAGAATTTAAAATAAACCATCCTAAAGATAAAGTATATGTAAAAGCAGATGGAAAATTATTATGGAGAGCTATTGAGAATCTATTATCTAATATTTTTAAATATGCTCTTAAAGGTTCTAGGGTATATATAGATATGGAAGAGTTAAAAAATGAGGTTGTTTTAACTGTTAAAAATATATCAGCTTATGAACTAAATATTTCCTCAGATGAACTTATGGAGCGTTTTAAGAGAGGCGATGAATCAAGAACTTCTCAAGGAAGTGGACTGGGATTATCCATTGCTAAAAGTTTAGTTGATCTTCAAAGAGGAAGTTTTCGTATAGAAGTAGACGGAGATTTATTCAAAGCTATTATAAAAATGCCAAAGTATTAA
- a CDS encoding transketolase C-terminal domain-containing protein: protein MKKERVFVSGNEAVAIGVKLAKPHVVSAYPITPQTIVVERLSEMVEKKELKCEYLHVESEHSALSACIGASAVGARTFTATSSQGLLYMAECLHYASGGRLPIVMMNANRSLALPWSIYGDQRDSLSLLDSGWIQVYVEDAQESLDMILQAYAIAEDERVLTPIMINLDGFVLTHTYESVEVPSDEDVQKFLPKFEPSYPMSLKNPKNLFFSSTPKDNMEFKYQQHMALVNAVDVVDEVDEKFYQVFGRKYGGMIETYLCEDAEVVLVTLGSITGTAKVVVDELRKSGEKVGLLKIRFVRPFPEKEIIEIAKKTKVFGVLEKDISFGYEGTVYTNFNSTLAKLEKSPKAYNFIGGLGGRNISKEDIDKIFKELKETLRGKKLKKVNFINLGVNTDEH, encoded by the coding sequence ATGAAGAAGGAGAGAGTATTTGTTTCAGGAAATGAAGCAGTAGCTATAGGAGTAAAATTAGCAAAGCCCCATGTGGTTTCTGCCTATCCTATTACCCCACAAACAATAGTAGTGGAAAGATTATCTGAGATGGTAGAGAAAAAGGAATTAAAATGTGAGTATTTGCATGTAGAATCAGAACACTCAGCATTGTCTGCATGTATTGGAGCCAGTGCTGTAGGAGCAAGAACCTTTACAGCAACGTCTTCTCAAGGACTTTTATATATGGCAGAATGCCTTCATTATGCTAGTGGAGGAAGACTTCCAATTGTAATGATGAATGCAAATCGTTCCTTAGCTCTTCCATGGAGCATATATGGGGATCAAAGAGATTCCCTTTCTCTTTTAGATAGCGGATGGATACAAGTATATGTAGAAGATGCTCAGGAAAGCTTGGATATGATTTTGCAAGCTTATGCCATTGCAGAAGATGAAAGAGTTCTTACTCCTATTATGATAAATTTAGATGGATTTGTACTTACTCATACCTATGAATCTGTTGAGGTTCCCAGTGATGAAGATGTACAAAAATTTTTACCCAAATTTGAACCTTCTTATCCCATGAGCTTAAAAAATCCTAAAAATTTGTTTTTTAGTTCAACTCCCAAAGATAATATGGAATTTAAATACCAGCAACATATGGCGTTAGTCAATGCAGTAGATGTAGTTGATGAAGTAGATGAAAAGTTTTACCAAGTATTTGGAAGAAAATATGGAGGGATGATAGAAACATATCTATGTGAAGATGCAGAAGTTGTTTTAGTAACTCTAGGAAGCATTACAGGTACAGCTAAAGTAGTGGTGGATGAACTGAGAAAAAGTGGAGAAAAGGTTGGACTTTTAAAAATAAGATTTGTAAGACCATTTCCAGAAAAGGAGATTATAGAAATTGCAAAGAAAACAAAAGTTTTTGGAGTTTTGGAAAAAGATATTTCCTTTGGATATGAAGGAACGGTTTATACAAATTTTAATTCTACATTGGCCAAGTTAGAAAAAAGTCCAAAGGCTTATAATTTCATAGGAGGATTGGGAGGAAGGAATATTTCTAAAGAAGATATAGACAAAATTTTTAAAGAGTTAAAAGAGACATTACGTGGAAAAAAATTAAAAAAAGTTAATTTTATAAATTTGGGGGTGAATACGGATGAGCATTAA
- a CDS encoding pyridoxal phosphate-dependent aminotransferase, whose protein sequence is MPKVANRLEKFTESIIRKMTRISNEYGAINLSQGFPDFDPPEELKNELIKGALEGPHQYEITWGSQQFREALAKKQSKLMRIDIDPNTDIVVTCGSTEAMMVAVMTVCNPNDKVIVFSPFYENYAADTILTGAKPIYVPLCPPNFKFRKDELRKAFEERPKAIILCNPSNPIGKVFTREELLYIAELAEEFDTFVITDEVYEHIVFEPYEHIYFAGLKGMKDRTLSCSSLSKTYSITGWRLGYIIGPSQVIDGARKIHDFLTVGAAAPLQKAAVAGLRFSDEYYINLQREYTKKRDLFLQGLDEAGLKYIPPQGAYYVMVDISEFGFQDDHQFCEWMIKEIGVAAVPGSSFFKEEINDYVRFHFAKKEETLKEAIKRLKKLKEKARRTVS, encoded by the coding sequence ATGCCTAAAGTAGCAAATCGATTAGAAAAGTTTACAGAATCTATTATCAGAAAAATGACTAGGATTAGTAATGAATATGGAGCTATTAACCTTTCACAGGGATTTCCTGATTTTGACCCTCCAGAGGAATTAAAAAATGAGCTTATAAAAGGAGCATTAGAAGGACCGCACCAATATGAGATTACATGGGGTTCACAACAATTTAGAGAGGCTCTTGCTAAAAAACAATCAAAGCTTATGAGGATAGATATTGATCCTAATACAGATATTGTAGTTACTTGTGGAAGTACAGAAGCTATGATGGTAGCTGTGATGACAGTTTGTAATCCTAATGACAAAGTGATTGTATTTTCTCCATTTTATGAAAATTATGCTGCAGATACAATATTAACGGGTGCCAAGCCTATTTATGTTCCCCTTTGTCCTCCTAATTTTAAATTTCGTAAGGATGAATTAAGAAAGGCTTTTGAAGAAAGACCAAAGGCAATTATTCTTTGTAATCCATCTAATCCTATAGGAAAGGTATTTACAAGAGAAGAGCTTTTATACATAGCAGAACTGGCTGAAGAATTTGATACTTTTGTGATTACAGATGAAGTGTATGAACATATTGTTTTTGAGCCTTATGAGCATATTTATTTTGCAGGACTAAAAGGAATGAAAGACAGAACTTTATCTTGTAGCTCTCTTTCTAAAACTTATTCTATTACAGGATGGAGATTAGGATATATTATAGGTCCATCACAAGTTATTGACGGAGCAAGAAAGATACATGATTTTTTAACCGTTGGTGCAGCGGCACCTCTTCAGAAGGCAGCAGTAGCAGGACTTAGATTTTCAGATGAATATTATATAAATCTTCAAAGGGAGTATACCAAAAAGAGAGATTTATTTTTACAAGGATTAGATGAAGCCGGTTTAAAATATATTCCTCCTCAAGGAGCTTATTATGTGATGGTTGATATTTCTGAATTTGGATTTCAAGATGATCATCAATTTTGTGAATGGATGATCAAAGAAATTGGAGTAGCTGCAGTACCTGGCTCTAGCTTTTTTAAAGAGGAAATTAATGATTATGTACGTTTTCATTTTGCAAAAAAAGAAGAAACATTAAAAGAAGCCATCAAAAGATTAAAAAAATTAAAGGAAAAAGCAAGGAGGACTGTTTCATGA
- a CDS encoding GNAT family N-acetyltransferase: MNNHYIKLRREVFKSDAWKIVDWLKDHEVTQYLNEKHNVNQSIQQMIHRINMPILTHLFNQNGSFFMITKDEKEPIGFLRLVPKKENVEIVVVIGERKEWGKGLGTNAIFEGLKQAFFNWRAKEVIAKINFKNKRSRKAFKKVGFTQDKELLKEIQYSISMDEFLQFVS, translated from the coding sequence ATGAATAATCATTACATAAAATTACGAAGAGAAGTTTTTAAATCAGATGCATGGAAAATTGTGGATTGGCTAAAGGACCATGAAGTAACTCAATATTTAAATGAAAAACATAATGTAAATCAAAGTATTCAGCAGATGATTCATAGAATTAATATGCCTATTCTTACTCATTTATTTAATCAAAATGGAAGCTTTTTTATGATTACCAAAGATGAAAAAGAACCTATAGGATTTTTAAGACTTGTACCTAAAAAGGAAAATGTAGAAATAGTAGTAGTTATTGGAGAGCGAAAAGAATGGGGAAAAGGTTTAGGTACAAATGCAATTTTTGAAGGGCTTAAACAAGCATTTTTCAATTGGAGAGCAAAGGAAGTAATAGCAAAAATTAATTTTAAAAACAAACGATCCAGAAAAGCTTTTAAAAAAGTAGGTTTTACACAAGATAAAGAATTACTAAAAGAAATTCAATATTCTATTTCTATGGATGAATTTTTACAGTTTGTATCCTAA
- a CDS encoding thiamine pyrophosphate-dependent enzyme, with translation MSIKLLDEKEYFYGHKACAGCGGSLAVRTVLKVLGQKSFAVLPAGCMSAVGFIYPQLSFTVNAAISTFAGTASMLSGVAAGLRALGVDDFHAVGFAGDGGTADIGLQALSGAIDRKEEMIYICYDNEAYMNTGIQQSGLTPYGAKTTTTPVGQNIHGSLNKKKNMFEIVAAHRIDYAATASIGYIHDFIKKVNKAKNIKGTSYIHVYAPCPTGWGIESDSMVQIARDVVDCGLWYLAEYEGGEFILNKKPKEFTSIQDYLLKQGRFKHLDEKDIQLITEERDKKWEEIKKRYRYES, from the coding sequence ATGAGCATTAAATTATTAGATGAAAAGGAGTATTTTTATGGACATAAAGCATGTGCAGGATGTGGAGGAAGTCTTGCTGTAAGAACAGTTTTAAAGGTTTTAGGTCAAAAGAGTTTTGCAGTTTTACCAGCAGGCTGTATGTCAGCAGTTGGATTTATTTATCCTCAGCTATCTTTTACAGTAAATGCAGCCATATCTACCTTTGCTGGAACAGCCTCTATGCTATCAGGTGTAGCAGCAGGACTTAGAGCATTAGGGGTTGATGATTTTCATGCAGTGGGATTTGCTGGAGATGGAGGAACTGCAGATATAGGACTACAAGCCTTATCAGGAGCCATTGATCGAAAAGAAGAAATGATCTATATTTGTTATGACAATGAAGCTTATATGAATACAGGGATTCAACAAAGTGGACTTACCCCTTATGGAGCAAAGACTACGACTACTCCTGTTGGGCAGAACATACATGGATCTTTGAATAAAAAAAAGAATATGTTTGAAATTGTTGCAGCTCATAGAATTGATTACGCAGCTACAGCAAGTATAGGATATATTCATGATTTTATTAAAAAAGTAAATAAAGCAAAAAATATAAAAGGGACTTCTTATATACATGTGTATGCACCATGTCCTACAGGATGGGGAATAGAATCTGACTCAATGGTCCAAATTGCAAGAGATGTAGTGGATTGTGGCCTTTGGTATTTGGCAGAATATGAAGGTGGAGAATTTATATTAAATAAAAAGCCAAAAGAGTTTACATCTATTCAAGATTATCTTTTGAAACAAGGAAGATTTAAACATTTAGATGAAAAAGATATTCAACTTATTACAGAGGAAAGAGATAAAAAATGGGAAGAAATCAAAAAAAGATATAGATATGAAAGCTGA
- a CDS encoding phenylacetate--CoA ligase family protein, with the protein MEGKYWNEAIETLTREELEDYQLKELRNEIKFAYENSPYYKESFDQVGVKPEDLKTLDDLRKFPFVNKQVERERQKKKPILGDMCAVDEKEIVFMSTSSGSTGVPTVSPFTKEDFEQFQDIESRLFWGVGMRSTDRYVHALNFSLFVGGPDVIGAQNLGALCIWAGTLPSDRLLFILKEFQPTAIWTTPSYAWYLGETAKKQGIDPAKDLSIQKIIVAGEPGGSIDVTKSAIEKLWGADVFDFYGISDIFGACAGMCEAKDGLHLAEDQILLEVLDPITLNPVADGERGEMVLTTLKKKARPMIRFRTGDIVTYTSKPCICGRTHKRIHVVGRLDDMFIAAGVNVFPSDIEFIVRNDKDTTGEYRIFVFNENHITKFRVEIEKSNSSLIDKEEIAHRISNKIKAHLGVRPKVVDVLREGELPRATHKAKRLIDER; encoded by the coding sequence ATGGAAGGAAAATACTGGAATGAAGCAATTGAAACTTTAACAAGAGAAGAATTAGAAGATTATCAACTTAAAGAATTAAGAAATGAAATTAAGTTTGCCTATGAAAATTCTCCATATTATAAAGAGTCTTTTGATCAAGTAGGTGTGAAACCTGAGGATTTAAAAACTTTAGACGATTTGAGGAAATTTCCATTTGTAAATAAACAAGTAGAAAGAGAAAGGCAAAAGAAAAAGCCTATTTTAGGGGATATGTGTGCAGTTGATGAAAAAGAGATTGTATTTATGTCTACATCTAGCGGTTCTACTGGAGTTCCTACAGTAAGTCCATTTACGAAGGAAGATTTTGAACAATTCCAAGATATAGAGAGCAGGTTATTTTGGGGAGTAGGTATGAGATCAACGGATCGATATGTCCATGCATTAAATTTCTCCCTTTTTGTTGGGGGACCAGATGTAATAGGAGCACAAAATCTTGGAGCTTTATGTATTTGGGCAGGAACTCTTCCATCTGATAGACTTTTGTTTATTTTAAAAGAGTTTCAACCAACAGCAATTTGGACCACACCTTCTTATGCGTGGTATCTAGGAGAAACGGCCAAAAAACAAGGTATAGATCCAGCAAAAGATTTATCTATTCAAAAAATTATTGTAGCAGGAGAACCAGGAGGCTCTATTGATGTAACAAAAAGTGCAATAGAAAAACTTTGGGGAGCAGATGTTTTTGATTTTTATGGTATTTCAGATATATTTGGAGCTTGTGCAGGAATGTGTGAAGCAAAAGATGGACTCCATTTGGCTGAAGACCAAATTTTATTGGAAGTATTAGATCCTATAACATTAAATCCTGTAGCCGATGGAGAAAGAGGCGAGATGGTACTTACTACTCTTAAAAAGAAAGCAAGACCTATGATTCGTTTTAGAACAGGAGATATTGTGACATATACGTCTAAACCATGTATATGCGGAAGAACTCATAAAAGAATTCATGTAGTAGGAAGATTAGATGATATGTTTATTGCAGCAGGGGTGAATGTTTTTCCAAGTGATATTGAATTTATTGTAAGAAATGATAAAGATACTACAGGAGAATATAGGATCTTTGTATTTAATGAAAACCATATTACAAAATTTAGAGTGGAAATTGAAAAATCAAATAGTTCATTGATAGATAAAGAGGAAATTGCTCATAGAATTTCTAATAAAATAAAGGCACATCTTGGTGTTAGACCAAAAGTAGTTGATGTTTTAAGAGAAGGAGAACTTCCAAGGGCAACTCATAAAGCAAAGAGGTTGATTGATGAAAGATAA
- a CDS encoding xanthine phosphoribosyltransferase — protein sequence MEKLEKRILEDGQALSETVLKVDAFLNHQVDPQLMYEMGTYFKKYFNKYNITKILTIESSGIAPAVMTAMQMNVPMIILKKSKSKTLKDDIYQTTIHSFTKGVDYELTLSKKYILPEDRTLIIDDFLANGEAALGAVRLVEEAGAKVCGIGIVIEKSFQPGRKKLEDQGYDVYSLARVARLDKNLIQFV from the coding sequence ATGGAAAAATTAGAAAAAAGAATTTTAGAAGATGGACAGGCACTAAGTGAAACTGTATTAAAAGTAGATGCTTTTTTAAATCATCAAGTAGATCCTCAATTGATGTATGAAATGGGAACTTATTTTAAAAAATATTTCAATAAATATAATATTACAAAAATACTGACAATTGAAAGTTCTGGTATTGCACCTGCTGTTATGACTGCTATGCAAATGAATGTACCTATGATTATATTGAAAAAAAGCAAATCAAAAACTTTAAAGGATGATATTTATCAAACAACAATACATTCTTTTACCAAAGGAGTAGATTATGAGTTAACGCTCTCTAAAAAATATATTTTGCCAGAAGATCGAACTTTAATTATTGATGATTTTTTGGCGAATGGAGAAGCAGCATTAGGAGCTGTACGTTTAGTAGAAGAAGCAGGAGCCAAGGTTTGTGGCATTGGGATTGTTATTGAAAAATCTTTTCAACCTGGACGTAAAAAGCTAGAAGATCAGGGATATGATGTGTACTCTTTGGCTAGAGTTGCTAGATTAGATAAAAATTTAATTCAATTTGTATAA
- a CDS encoding 4Fe-4S binding protein, with protein MNRPIIKKFHPPKHIKDYPIGTSFQAGHLVEKNAGWRTIKPVIDYEKCVKCMICYLYCPEGTIFKENEKIQIDYDFCKGCGICAKECKAGSIQMVREERK; from the coding sequence TTGAATAGACCAATAATAAAAAAGTTTCATCCACCAAAGCATATTAAAGATTATCCTATTGGAACAAGTTTTCAAGCAGGTCATTTAGTGGAAAAAAATGCAGGATGGAGAACTATAAAGCCAGTGATAGACTATGAAAAATGTGTAAAGTGTATGATATGTTATCTTTATTGTCCTGAAGGAACCATATTTAAAGAAAATGAAAAAATTCAAATAGATTATGATTTTTGCAAAGGGTGTGGCATTTGTGCAAAGGAATGTAAGGCTGGATCTATCCAGATGGTAAGGGAGGAGAGAAAATGA
- a CDS encoding zinc ribbon domain-containing protein, producing the protein MKTMYCQSCGMPILDEKEMGFNEDGSKNKDYCVYCFGEGKFRGDMTMNQMIEFCVPHMVNAHPHMSEEEARRNLKEFLPTLKRWKISK; encoded by the coding sequence ATGAAAACAATGTATTGTCAAAGCTGTGGAATGCCTATTTTAGATGAAAAAGAAATGGGATTTAATGAGGATGGAAGCAAAAATAAGGACTATTGTGTGTATTGTTTTGGAGAAGGTAAATTTAGAGGAGATATGACAATGAATCAGATGATTGAATTTTGTGTACCACATATGGTTAATGCACATCCTCATATGAGTGAAGAAGAGGCAAGAAGAAATTTAAAGGAATTTTTACCTACCCTGAAAAGATGGAAAATAAGTAAATAA